The genomic interval GAACGTACTGGTCAGCGCGGACACCGACTCGACGTCCACCTGGTTGTCGGGCGTCAGGAAGCCCAGCACGAACCCGTCCGCGCCGGCAGCCAAGTAGGACTGCGCCATCGCGGTCAGCCGGTTCAGCTCGGCGCCATTGGTGGTGAACGAGTTCTCCAGCCGCAGCATCACCCGCAACGGCAGATCGGTGACCCGCCTGATCGCGCTGACGGTCGACACCGACGGGCACAACCCGTCCGCCTCCATCGAGGCGCACAGCTCCAGCCGGTCCGCCCCACCCTCCTGCGCCGCCTCCGCGTCCGCCGGATGCAGCGCGATGATCTCCAGCAACGAACCCATACCGGCATCATCCCGCACCTGGCACCCGCACGGCCGCCGCGACCCGTACCGACGGACGGGTAGTGGTCGCCGCCAGGGCCTCCAACCCCGCCCGGCCCCCGCCTGGGCCGGTCGGCAGACCCCACCACTACCCGTTCTTCGGTACGCCCTCGAATTGGTGTTGCACTCTCCGGAGGTCTTCTGTATCGTTTTTCTAGATCGATTTAGAAGAACGATACAGAAGAGGTGACCGGAGATGGCAGGAGTGACGCTGAAGACCGTGGCCAAGGCCGTCGGCGTATCGCCGTCGACCGTCTCCAACGCCTACAACAAGCCCGACCAGCTCTCCTCCGCGCTCCGCGAGCGGATCCTGGCCACCGCGCAGGAGCTCGGGTACTCCGGGCCGGACGCGTCGGCCCGGGCGTTGCGGAGCGGGAAGGCCGGCGCGGTCGGCGTGCTCTTCACCGACAAGCTGGCCTACGCCTTCTCGGACCCGTACGCGGTCGGCTTCCTGGCCGGGCTCGCGGAGGTCGCCGAGGAGTTCGCCACCAGCCTGCTGCTGATGCCGCTCAGCTCGACCGACATCGCCGGCGGGAGCAACGCCGTACAGCAGGCTGCCATCGACGCGGCGGCGATCTTCTGCGTGCCGGGCGGACATCCGGCGCTCGAGATCCTGGCCAACCGGGGCATCCCCGCGGTCTCCACCGATCGGGGCGATCACCCGGACCTGTCCTGGGTCGCGATCGACGAGGTGGAGGCGGCCGCGCAGCTGGGCGAGCACCTGGCCCGGCTCGGTCACCGCGACGTCGTCGTACTGGTCGACAACGCCCAGGCCGCCGGCGGCCGTCCGGTCGAACTGACGCCCGACGAGGTCGGGTACACCGACTGCGAGCTGCGGATCCGCGGCCTGCAGAAGACGATGCCGGACGCGCGGCTGCGGATCGTCTCCGGCGGCCACAACGCGTTCGCGTCCGGGCTGCGAGGCGCGGAGTACGTGCTCGACTCGCAGGACCGGCCGACCGCGATCGTCGGACTGAGCGACGTCCAGGCGATCGGCGCGATGGAAGCGATGAAGGTCCGGGGCCTGACCCCGGGTCGCGATCTGACCGTGGCGGGATTCGACGACATCCCGGCCGCGGAGACTGCCGGGCTGACCACGGTCCGCCAGCCGATCAAGGACAAAGGACGCACGGTCGGACGGATCCTCCTCGACCCGTCGAGCACCGAGCGCCAGGTACTGATGCCGACGCAGCTGATCGTCCGCTCCAGCAGCGGACCGGCTCCGAAGCGCTGACAACTCCACACACCCACCTGGAACCGTCCGGTTCCCAGGTTGATCAACCACGCTCTCAGGAGGGAGCAGAATCATGACGTACTTCATCCCCGGCAACACCGCGGTCGAGAACGCCCGCAACCTCTCCCAGTCGGCCCTCCCCAACGCTCCCCAGGTCCACGAGGAGCCGGCCCCGCGTCGCACCGCCCCGGTCCGCACCCGCCTCAGCGCCGCACTGCGCGCTGCCGCGGAACGCGAACTGCGCCTCGCCAACCGCATCGACCCGACCTGCACCACGGTCGCCGGCTGAGCAGCTGAATCGCCGAGCCCCACGTCCTCCTTCGGACGTGGGGTTCGGCTATGCGGCGGTCAATTACGTCAGGCGGCCCAGTGGGGCGA from Kribbella sp. NBC_00709 carries:
- a CDS encoding LacI family DNA-binding transcriptional regulator codes for the protein MAGVTLKTVAKAVGVSPSTVSNAYNKPDQLSSALRERILATAQELGYSGPDASARALRSGKAGAVGVLFTDKLAYAFSDPYAVGFLAGLAEVAEEFATSLLLMPLSSTDIAGGSNAVQQAAIDAAAIFCVPGGHPALEILANRGIPAVSTDRGDHPDLSWVAIDEVEAAAQLGEHLARLGHRDVVVLVDNAQAAGGRPVELTPDEVGYTDCELRIRGLQKTMPDARLRIVSGGHNAFASGLRGAEYVLDSQDRPTAIVGLSDVQAIGAMEAMKVRGLTPGRDLTVAGFDDIPAAETAGLTTVRQPIKDKGRTVGRILLDPSSTERQVLMPTQLIVRSSSGPAPKR